Proteins encoded within one genomic window of Fervidobacterium sp.:
- the cheY gene encoding chemotaxis protein CheY has translation MGARVLIVDDAAFMRMMLRDILTKNGYEVAGEAENGVQAVER, from the coding sequence ATGGGTGCTCGCGTTTTGATAGTGGATGATGCGGCTTTTATGAGGATGATGTTAAGGGATATATTAACTAAGAACGGTTATGAGGTTGCGGGTGAGGCAGAGAACGGAGTGCAGGCTGTTGAGAGA